Genomic window (Streptomyces liliiviolaceus):
GACGACGGCGGCGCCTGGGCGGCGGGGGAAGTGCGCCGTCCCGGCGCGTTGGCCGGCTCTGCCGATGTACGGGATCTGCGGGTGCACGTAGGGAGTTCGGGTGAACTCCCGCCAGAGTTCGGGCACCTCCGGACGCGGAGTCGCTGCCGACGCCTGCGCCCCGGCCGCCGTGCCGGTCACGGCGGCCGCCGCCACGGCTGTCGCGCCGCCGAGCAGGGCCCGTCTGGTGAGGGCTCCGGTGAGGCCTCCGGTGAAGGCTCCGGTGAGGGCCCGCTGGGTGTCCTGCGCGCCACGGTCGCTCATGCCCGAACCGCCTTCCAAGGATGGGGATTCCATGGATGTGAACAACGTTCAGATGTGCGTTGGCGGTGAGCATGACATGGCATCCGCACGGCGGGAAAGAGTCGTGCAGCGGTTGATTGGTACGGACTACCGACTCAGCCAGTCGGACGCTGAGTCAGGTGGCTGAACGCGTCCAGATTGCGGGTGGACTCGCCGCGCGACACCCGCCAGGCGTACTCCTTGCGGATCGCGGACGCGAAACCGAGCTCCAGGAGGGTGTTGAAACTGCCGTCGGCGGCCTCCAGGACCGCACCGAGCAGCCGGTCGACCTCGTCGGCGGTGACCGCGGCCAGCGGCAGCTTGCCCGCCACGTAGATGTCACCGAGCGGGTCGACGGCGTACCCCACTCCGTAGAGCTTGAGGTTGCGCTCCAGGAGCCAGCGGTGCACCCCGCCCTCGTTCTCGTCCGGGTGCCGGATGACGAAGGCGTTCAGCGAGAGGGAGTGTCCGCCGACGATCAGCGAGACGGTCGTCGACAGCTTCCTGGTGCCGGGGAGCTTCACCACGAAGTGGCCGGACTCCGGGCTCTCCCACTCCAGTTCGGCGTCCTTGAGGAACTCCTCGACGGTCCCCGCCGCCCGCTCCGCAGCCATCGTGTCAGCCATGGTGGGAGCGTACGTGACGGCGGTGCTCGTTCATCGCCGCCGTGTAGACGTCGGCCGTGGCCGCCGCCGCCGTGTCCCAGCCGAAGGACTGCGCATGCCAGGCGGCCGCCGCGCCCATCCGGTCCGGGAGCGCCCGGTTGTCGGCGAAATCGCGCAGCACGCGCGCGTAGTCGACGGGATCGTGGCCGGAGACGAGAAAGCCCGTCTCCTTGTGGCGGACCGCGACCGGCAGACCGCCCACCGCGGCGGCGAGCACCGGGGTGCCGGCCGCCTGCGCCTCTATGGCGACGAGTCCGAACGACTCGCTGTAGGAGGGCATCACCAGCACGGACGCGGCCCGGAACCAGTCCGCGAGCTGCTCCTGGTCGACCGGCGGCCGGAAGCACACCACGTCGGCGATGCCCAGCCGGGCGGCGAGCTTCTGCAGCCCCTCGGGCTTGGCGAGACCGCTGCCGCTCGGGCCGCCCACCACCGGGACGACGATGTTCGCGCGCAGGTCGGGGCGCTCATCCAGGAGGACGGCGACCGCCCGCAGCAGCACGTCGGGCGCCTTCAGGGGCTGGATGCGGCCCGCGAAGAGCGGTATGAGGGCGTCCTGCGGGAGGCCGAGCCGCGCGCGGGCGGCGGCGCGTCCGTCGGCCGGGCGGAAACGGTCGAGGTTCACGCCCGGGTGGACGACCGCGACCTTGCCCTGCTCGGCCTCGTAGTGCCGGACGAGTTCGTCGGCCTCTTCCGCGGTGTTGGCGATGAGCCGGTCGGCGGCGCGGACGATCTGGGTCTCACCGATGACACGGGCGGCGGGCTCGGGGGTGTCGTCGTCGGCCAGGGCGGCGTTCTTGACCTTCGCCATGGTGTGCATGGCGTGCACGAGGGGGGCACCCCAGCGCTCGGCGGCCAGCCAGCCGACCTGCCCGGAGAGCCAGTAGTGCGAGTGGACGAGGTCGTAGTAGCCGGGACGGTGGCCGGCCCAGGCCTGCATCACCCCGTGCGTGAAGGCGCACAGCTGGGCGGGCAGATCCTCCTTGGCGAGGCCTTCGTAGGGGCCCGCGTCGACATGCCGGACCAGGACGCCGGGCGCCAGCTCCACCTTGGGCGGCAGGGCCCCGGTGGTCGCGCGCGTGAAGATCTCGACCTCGATGTTGATCGCGGCGAGGCGCTGGGCCAGCTCCACGATGTACACGTTCATGCCGCCCGCGTCGCCCGTGCCCGGCTGGTGCAGCGGTGAGGTGTGCACGGAGAGCATCGCCACGCGGCGTGGCCTGCGATGCAGACGAAGCCTCGTCGAGGCCGCCGGCGAGCGGCGCCCGAGCCTGCTCACGTACTGGCTCACGTGGCCTTCCTCCTTCTACGGACGTGCTGCGGGTGCGCTGCGGACGTACTGCGGACGCGCTGCGGGCATGCCTGTGGCGGGGCGTGGAACGCCCTTCAAGTCCTGAACGCCGGAAGAGTCTGCTCCATTTCCTCTTTGCCGAATCATTGCCATGGGTCGCTCAACCGTTCGAGGGGCTGTTGCGTAGACGAGGCGCAAGCGAGCGGTGATGCGCCGGGCGGCCGTCGGCCGGCTCGCGCTCTTTCAGCCCGTCCGGCGTTTGAGGACGAGGCCGTTCAGGCCGACAGCGGGGGCCCGGGGGCGGCAGCCCCCGCGAGGCCCGCACCGACCCGGAGTTCCCACCAGCGCGCCGCTTACCCTTGACCCCATGAACGCCCGCGCAGCGAAACCCGTGGGGACGGTGACGCGCGGGACCACCAACCCGAACCGCCTGCGCCGCATGGACCGCTGGATCGCCGCCACCCACGGCGCCGCACTGCGCCACGCCGACGACCCCGTGGCGGTCGACCTCGGCTACGGCGCGGCCCCGTGGACCGCGGTCGAGCTGCTCCAGCGCCTGCGTACCGCCGCTCCCCGCGCGCGCGTGGTGGGCGTCGAGATCGACCCGGCCCGGGTCGCCGCCGCAAAACCGTACGAACGCGACGGTCTCCGGTTCCGGCACGGCGGCTTCGAGATCCCGCTGCCCGTCCGGCCGACGCTGATCCGCGCGGCGAACGTCCTGCGGCAGTACGAGGAGGCCGAGGTCGCCGCGGTGTGGGCCCGGCTGTGCGCACGCCTGGCGCCGGCGGACGCCGGCTCGCGCGGCGGGCTCCTAGTCGAGGGCACGTGCGACGAGATCGGCCGTCGGCACGTGTGGGTCGCGCTCGGCCCCGAGGGTCCGCGGACCGTCACGTTCGCCACCCGTCTCGGCTCCCTGGAGCGTCCGTCCGACCTCGCCGAACGCCTCCCCAAGGCCCTCATCCACCGCAATGTCCCGGGTGAGCCGGTGCACGCCTTCCTGCGCGACTTCGACCGCGCATGGGCATCGGCGGCGCCGTACGCCTCGTACGGCGCCCGGCAGCGCTGGATCCGGGCGGTCCGCGATCTGACGGCCGACTGGCCGGTCGTGGACGGGGTGGCGCGGTGGCGGCAGGGCGAAGTGACCGTGCGGTGGGACGCGTTGGCGCCGGGCGCGTAGGAACGGGACGCCCCCGGCAGCCCTCTGACGTGGTGGGAACGATCTCGGTGAGTCATTCGTCACATTGGTGGGGAACGCGAAGGAGATCACCACCGAGTGGGCAGTGAGGGGGAAGGAAGGGGCGGAAGGGAAGCGGGAGTTCTTGCCCGCCTCTGTCATATTCCGCGCCGACATGGCACGATCCCCGGGGCGTTCCTAAGTTACTGACGGTAAATCAGTTTTGGGGGTCGGTTCATGGTGACCGGTGTGCGGAGCGTGACCACGACGGCCATGGCCCTGGCCTGCGCGGCAGTCATCCTGGCCGCGCCGGGGGTGGCCTACGCGGCCCCGACGCCGCCGCCCGGCCCGACACCGACCCGGACGCCGAGCCCGAGCGCGAGTCCGACACCCGTGAGCACCGCGGACCTTGAAGCGGTCCGCGTGAAGCTGGAGGGGCTGTACCACGACGCGTCGGTCGCCACGGACGCGTACAACCTCGCCGAGGAGCGGACCGAGAAGCAGTCCACGCAGATCGTCGCGCTCGCCCGCGAGATCGTCGAGGGCAAGGCCCGGCTGGTCGAGCTGAAGAAGCGCGTGGGCGCCGCCGCCCGCGCCCAGTACCGCGTCGGCGGGCTGCCGGACCAGGCCCAGTTGATGCTCAGCGACGACCCGGAGGCCTTCCTGGACGGTGCGGGCCGGATCCGCCAGGGCGCCCAGGCGACCAAGGGCCTGCTCGCCGAGATGCGGCGCACCCAGCAGGACTTGGAGCAGTACGCGCGCGACGCGGCGGCCCAGTGGACGAAGCTTGAGGCCAACCGCGAGGCGAAGGCCGAGGCCAAGAAGAAGATCAAGAAGCAGATCGCCGCCGCCGAGAAGCTTGAGTCCCAGCTGGAGAAGGACGAGAAGGAGCGCCTGGCGAAGCTGGAGCAGCAGGCGGCGTACGAGGCGCAGACGACCTGGCTGGACTCCGGCATCCTCGACGAGATCAGCGGCAAGGCCTCCGCCCAGGGCAAGAAGGCCGTGGAGTACGCGACGGCACAGATCGGCAAGCCGTACGAGTGGGGCGCCGAGGGGCCGAAGACGTTCGACTGCTCCGGGCTCACCTCACAGGCGTGGGCCGCCGCCGGACAGGCGATCCCCCGCACCTCGCAGGAGCAGTGGAAGCAGCTCGACCGCGTCGCCGTCGAGGCCATGCGCCCCGGCGACCTCATCATCTACAACTCCGACGCCAGCCATGTCGCGATGTACATCGGCGACGGCGCGATGATCCACGCACCGCGCCCCGGTCGTACGGTGACGATCGCGGGGGCGGGCTCGATGCCGATACTCGGAGTGGTCCGCCCGGGCAAGTGAGGCCCGGGGTCCGGAGTCCGGGGTCAGGGATCCGGGGTCAGGGATCCGGGGTCAGGGATCCGGGGTCAGGGATCCGTACGGGGGCGCGCGTCCGCCCGACGCGCCGCCCGGCCGCGGGCACGCCGCCCGCCACCTCGGTGCACCCGATGTCCCATGCGTCCCGTGCGGCGACACTTGTCGCTTCTGTGCGGCGCCCCGGTCCGCCCGGCGCCGCTTTCACCGCTGCGGCCTGCCTCGGTGACCTGCCCCAGAGACTTGCCCCAGTGACCTGCCGCACGTGATACGCGGCACGTTCGGAGCCGGCGCTAAACCGGTGGGGCGTGATGTACGTCATCCCGTACAAGCGCACATCCTGCCCAATTGCGGTACAGGATGCGGCATATGACGGCGGCCGTTTTCCGTGCGCGTGGGCTGCCGCCATTCCTATGTGACGGCGCCTGACGCTATGGTCCCCGTCGGTGGATCGAGATCCCTCGACGCACCGTGCCCTCGGGGGGAGGGAAGGAACCCAAGACGATGCCCGTACCCGTACCGCGGCAGAGAGCGATCCCCGCCGTGGAAGGTGGACAGGCTCACGCCGCGTCTCCATCCGGCGGACCGGCACAGGCCGCGCCCGCGCTCGGCGCCCTGTCCGGCCAGGAGCCGTCCTCGACGAGGCACGGCACCTCAGGCGACGCCTCCCACGGCGTCACCGCCGACACCGCCGACAACGACGACGCCCATGACAGCGGTGCCGCGGGCGGCACCGCCCCGCTGACGCTGCTCGTGATCGAGGACGATCCGGCCGGCGCGCTGACCGTGCCCGAACTGCGGGACGCGGCCGGCCGCCAGATCCGGGTCCGTACCGCCCGCAACCTCACCGAGGCCGAGCGGCTGCTCACCGACGACGTCCAGTGCGTCCTGCTCGACCTCACGCTGCGGACGCCCGGCCCCGCGACCACGTCCGAGGGGGCGGCGGAGGCGGAGGCGGACGACGAGCTGGCCACGCTCAGGCATGTGCTGCGGCTCGCGCCCCGGCACGCCGTCCTCGCGCTGACCCCGGCGGAGGACACCGAGCGCGGCGCGGAAGCCGTACGCGTCGGCGCCCAGGACTATCTCTTCCGCGACGAGCTGGACAGCCGGCTGCTGAGCCGCGCGGTCCGCTACGCGGTGGAGCGCAAACGGTCCGACCGGGCCGAACGACGGCTGACCGAGTCCAAGCTGCGCGCGCAGGAGAACGCACGCCTTGAGCGCGGTCTGCTGCCCACACCGCTCCTGGAGGGCTCCTCGCTGCGGTTCGCCGCGCGCTACCGGCCCGGCCGCTCGCGCGCGCTGCTCGGCGGCGACTTCTACGACACGGTCCGCACCCCCGACGGCACCGTCCACGCGATGATCGGCGACGTCTGCGGCCACGGCCCCGACGAGGCCGCGCTCGGGGTGGAGCTGCGGATCGCCTGGCGTGCGCTGACCCTGGCGGGCCTGTGCGGCGACCGGCTGCTGTCGACGCTCCAGCAGGTGCTGGAGCACGAGCGCGACAGCGACGAGATCTTCGCGACGCTCTGCACGGTGGACATCGCGCCGGACGGCCGCCGCGCGGGCCTGTGCCTGGCGGGCCATCCCGCCCCGCTGATCTCGCGTCCGGCCCGCTCCCGGGCCCTGGTGGGCGCCGACGGGGGCGGCGACGCGGGCGCCGACGCCGGAGTGCCTCCCGTCGCCGAGCTGCTGCCGTACGAGAACGGCGGCCCCGCGCTCGGTCTGCTGCCGAACGCGCGGTGGCCGCGCCAGCAGGTGGAGCTGGGCGGCGAGTGGAGTCTGATGCTCTACACGGACGGGCTGATCGAGGGCCGCACCGGCGAGGGCAGGGAGCGGCTCGGCCAGGACGGGATGGTGGACATGGTCCGCCGCCAGCTGGCCGAGGGGCTGCGGGGCGAGGAACTGCTGCGGGCCGCGGTGAACGAGGTGCGGGACCTCAACGGCGGGGAGCTGACGGACGACGTGGCGGTGCTGCTGCTGGACCGCGTGGCGTAAGCCCGCGGTTGCGCTGCCGCTACTCGTGAGCCCTCGCGGCCGGCGGATTCATGGAGCGTGCGGCGCCGTGATGGAGCGTGCGGCGCCGTGGGGGCTGGTCGCGCAGTTCCCCGCGCCCCTGAAAAGCCGGGGCTGCGCCCCGGCTTTTCGCACCGGACCCGCACGCTCAGTACACGCCGCTCCAGGCAACGGCTCAGCGGCCGCCGTTGTACGGCCCGTACGGCCCGTCGCTGCTGCTGCCGCCCCGGCGGCCACCCCGGCCGCCCGAGACCTGCTGGAGCGCGGGTCGGACGTCCACGAAGAAGACGATCGTGGCGACGAGGAACGCGATCTGCAGGAAGAGCATCGGCACCAGCAGGTTCACGGCCACGGCGAGACCGAGCAGGATCAGCCAGAACATCTTGGTCTGCTTGTTCGCGGCGCGGTAGGCGTCGTCGCGGGCCAGCCCGGCCATGACCAGCGCCACCACCGCGAGCACCAGCATGGCGGTGTAGATCAGCCACATGAGGCCGCCGAATGCCGTCAGGAGCACTTTGCCCACCACCCGTGTCTAGTCCGTCGTGCTGTCGCGGTCACCGTACCCGCAGAACGGGCCGGGAACTCCGATAGTGCCCGGAGCGCCCGACCCGTTCTCTTCGCGTACGCGCTCTTTGCGTGCACGCTCCTTCTGTCCGCGTACATGTACGTGTACGCGCCCGCCGTCCTACTTCGCGGGCGGCGTCGACTTCTTGGCCGCGGTGGTCTTGCGGGCGGCCGGGGCCTTCTTCGCGGGCGCCTTCTTGGCCTGGGCGGGCGCGGTCTTGGCCTCGGCGGGCGTCGCGATCGTGCCCTCGGCCGGCTCGGGGTTCGGCTCGACGGCGATCGCCAGCTCCTCGATCTCCTCGGCCGCCTCGCCGCGCCAGGTCTTCACGGTCTGCTCGCCGTGCTCGGCGACCTTCTCGTACGTCTCGCGCGCCTTCACGGCGTACTCGGCGGCGACGCCGACACCGCGCAGGGCGAAGTCCTGAGCCGTCTCACCGATCTTCTTCAGGTCGGTGTCCAGGGTGCTGATGAAGCCGTTCACCCGGGTCTGAAGGGTCTCCTGCGCCTCCTTGGCGCGGGCGGTGGCCTTCTCCTGGACGGCGTTCGGGTCGATACCCCGCACGGCGTCGATACGGGCCGGCGCCTCGGCGCGCAGCTGCTCGACGAGGCCCGGCACCTTCTTGGCCTGCTGGAGGGCCAGGTCGGCCGTACCGGCGGCGAAGTAGAGCGGGGTCGGGTCGCTGAGGGTCTTGCGGAGGTCGTCGGTGATGGCCATGGTGATGGTCCTCCCGGAATCGCTGAAGCGTGGAGCGTGAGGGTGTGGTCTGTCTGTCGCTACTCCGTGGCCGACGGCCGGCCGGCCCGAACGGGACCGTGCCGGGACGTGCCGTGCCCGGTCGTGGTGCCGGGCCCGGTCAGCTCGCGGAGGACTGCTGGTCGTGCTGATCGTGCTGGTCATGCGGGTGTCGCGGGTCGTGCGGGTCGTTCTCTGCGGCATCGCTGCCGTCGGCCGTGCGGGCCCTGTCAACGACGGTGTCCCCGCCATCCGTTACGCGCGTGACGGCGGATACGTCCGACACGTTCGCCATGTCCGACGCGTCCGGCACGCCTTCCGCGTCCGGCACGCCCTCGACCGCCTTGATCTCGAACCCGTTCTCCTTGCGGAAGGACTCGTAGATCTGGAGCAGCACCTGCTTCTGCCGCTCGGTGAGCGTCGGGTCGGCGAGGAGGACCGCACGCGTCTCCACCTCGTCCCGGTCGCGCTCGGCGTCGAGGATCCCGGCGCGGACGTACAACGTCTCGGCGGAGATCCGCAGGGCCTTGGCGACCTGCTGCAACACCTCCGCGCTCGGCTTGCGCAGCCCGCGCTCGATCTGGCTCAGATACGGATTGGACACCCCGGCGGCCTCGGCGAGCTGCCGCAGACTCAGCTGCGCGTTGCGCCGCTGGTCCCGCAGATACTCACCAAGATTGCCGACGTTGAGCGATGCCATGCCCCTACCCTGCACCACCCGCGCTAACTATTGCAAGCACATGCTTGCAAAAGTGCGCCACGCCACTGCCAGACCCTCGACCGCCGGCCCTGACCCTGACCCTGACCCTCTGTTCCAACTCCCGACCCAAGGACTGCCCCGTATGCGACCGGACGACTGGCACCTCACCGAAGATGTGGACGACTTCCTCGCCCGAGCCGGCGGTTTCCTGCGCTCGCGGCCCGGTCTGCACGTCATGCCGCTGACGTGGACCGCGCGACTGCGGGCCCGTGGGGCCGCGGCCTTCGGTGTCGAGCCGCCCCTCTTCGGGGTGCTGGAGCAGGCGGGTGAGGTCCGCGCCGCCTGCTACCGGCTCCCCTCCCGCGCACTGGTCCCCACCCCGCTCACCCCCGAGCAGGCCGACGGCCTCGCCGCCCGCCTGGCCGCGCTCGGGCACTCCCTCCCCGCCGTCAGCGCGGACGACGGCACCGCAGCCCTCTTCGCCGAGGCGTGGCGGCGGCGCACGGGCGCGACACCGACACCCCGTGACACCCGGCTGGGGCTGTACCGCCTCGGCACCCTCACCCCGCCCGATCCGCACCCGGCGGGCCGGAGCCGCCTGCTGGGCGAGCACGACCTCGACGACGTCATGTACTGGTGCGGCGAGTTCGCCAGAGCCACCGGGGAGGACGTCTCCATCGACGCCGACTCCTGGGCCGGCACCCGCTACGCCGACAAGACCTACACACTCTGGGAGACCCCCGACGGCACCCCCGTCTCCGTCGCGGGCATGAACCCGGTGATCGGCGGCCAGGTGCAGGTGGATGTCGTCTACACCCCGTCCCACCTGCGCGGTCACGGGTACGCAGGCGCCGTGACGGCGGAGGTGAGCCGGGCCGCGCTGGCAGCGGGCGCGCGCGAGGTCGTCCTGTTCACGGACCTGGCGAACCCCACCAGCAACGCCCTCTACCAGCGCCTCGGCTACCGCCTGCTCACCAACTGGTCGGCGTACGACTTCGCGAGAGACCACTTGGCCACGTAGCCGCGTAGCCGCGTAGCCAAGTGGCCGAGCGACCGGGTGACCGTGTCACCCCCCTTACACGCCCCCCTCCCCCCTACCTGGCGAGTTCCGCCGGCTCGTCCAGCCGTGTCAGCTTGTGCGGGTTCCTCACGACGTAGATCCGGGTGACCCGCCCGTCCTCCACGACGAGGCTCACCGCGGTCGACTCGCCGCCCGTCTCGATGCGTACCGCGGGCGCGCCGTTGAGCCACACGACCGTCGTCCCGGCCACCGCGGCCACCTGGCTGACGCGCGCGAGCAGCACCGACACCGGTTCGACCCCGTGGACCGGAGCCGTCGCGGCGGGCACGAGACCACCCCCGTCGGCGACCAGCACCACGTCCGGCGCCATGATCTCCATCAGCTCGCGCAACTGCCCGGTCCGCAGCGCGAGCAGGAACCGTTCCACGACGGCCTGTTGCTCCGACGGGCTCACCCGTACCCGCGGGCGCCGCGCGGCCACGTGCTCGCGGGCCCGCCGCGCGACCTGCCGCACCGTGGCCGCCGACTTGCCGATGGCCTCGCCGATCTCGCCGTACGGCATCTCGAAGACCTCGCGGAGCACGAACACCGCCCGTTCAGTGGGCCCGAGCGTCTCCAGGACGGTCAGCATCGCGATCGACACACTCTCCGCGAGTTCGACGTCCTCGGCGACATCGGGGCTGGTCAGCAGCGGTTCCGGCAGCCACTCACCCACGTACTCCTCCCGGCTGCGCGACAGCGTCCGCAGCCGGTTGAGTCCCTGCCGTGTGACGACCCGGACGAGGTACGCCCTCGGGTCACGTATCTGCGACCGGTCGACGTCGGCCCACCGCAGCCAGGACTCCTGGAGTACGTCCTCGGCGTCGGCCGCCGACCCGAGCATCTCGTAGGCCACCGTGAACAGCAGCGCGCGATGGACGACGAACGGATCGGCGTCGCCGGTCATGCCGTCGGCACCGCGCCGGACTCCGCGGGACGCGCGCCCGGCCGTGTGCCCGACTGCCCGTCCGGCCGCCCGTCCGCCCGCGCGGCGAGCGGGATTCCGCACGCGTCGGAGAAGCCCTGCGAGCTGATCCCGTGCGCCGAGTTGTTCCTGGTCGCCAGGTTGGCGAAGGCGACAGACGCGGTCAGTTCGACCAGGGCCGCCTCGCCGAGCTGGTCGAGCAGGCTCGCGTACTGCTCGTCGGTGACGGTCGGCGGGGTGTGCGTCATGGCCTCGGCGTACTCCAGCACGTCCCGTTCCAGCGGGGTGAACACCTCCGACTCCCGCCAGCGCGGCACCTGGCTCGCCTTGGTCAGGTCCAGGTCCTTGTTCAGCGCCTGGAAGTAGTTGATGTCGAGGCACCAACCGCAGCCGACCAGCGCCGCAACCGCCATGTGGGCGAACGTCTTGAGTCCCTCGTCGGCCATGTCCCACTCATTGACCTTGCCGCCCATCTCCGAGGAGTCCCAGGCGACAGCGGGATGGTG
Coding sequences:
- a CDS encoding type III secretion system chaperone family protein, which gives rise to MADTMAAERAAGTVEEFLKDAELEWESPESGHFVVKLPGTRKLSTTVSLIVGGHSLSLNAFVIRHPDENEGGVHRWLLERNLKLYGVGYAVDPLGDIYVAGKLPLAAVTADEVDRLLGAVLEAADGSFNTLLELGFASAIRKEYAWRVSRGESTRNLDAFSHLTQRPTG
- the mshA gene encoding D-inositol-3-phosphate glycosyltransferase translates to MSQYVSRLGRRSPAASTRLRLHRRPRRVAMLSVHTSPLHQPGTGDAGGMNVYIVELAQRLAAINIEVEIFTRATTGALPPKVELAPGVLVRHVDAGPYEGLAKEDLPAQLCAFTHGVMQAWAGHRPGYYDLVHSHYWLSGQVGWLAAERWGAPLVHAMHTMAKVKNAALADDDTPEPAARVIGETQIVRAADRLIANTAEEADELVRHYEAEQGKVAVVHPGVNLDRFRPADGRAAARARLGLPQDALIPLFAGRIQPLKAPDVLLRAVAVLLDERPDLRANIVVPVVGGPSGSGLAKPEGLQKLAARLGIADVVCFRPPVDQEQLADWFRAASVLVMPSYSESFGLVAIEAQAAGTPVLAAAVGGLPVAVRHKETGFLVSGHDPVDYARVLRDFADNRALPDRMGAAAAWHAQSFGWDTAAAATADVYTAAMNEHRRHVRSHHG
- a CDS encoding class I SAM-dependent methyltransferase, with the protein product MNARAAKPVGTVTRGTTNPNRLRRMDRWIAATHGAALRHADDPVAVDLGYGAAPWTAVELLQRLRTAAPRARVVGVEIDPARVAAAKPYERDGLRFRHGGFEIPLPVRPTLIRAANVLRQYEEAEVAAVWARLCARLAPADAGSRGGLLVEGTCDEIGRRHVWVALGPEGPRTVTFATRLGSLERPSDLAERLPKALIHRNVPGEPVHAFLRDFDRAWASAAPYASYGARQRWIRAVRDLTADWPVVDGVARWRQGEVTVRWDALAPGA
- a CDS encoding C40 family peptidase → MVTGVRSVTTTAMALACAAVILAAPGVAYAAPTPPPGPTPTRTPSPSASPTPVSTADLEAVRVKLEGLYHDASVATDAYNLAEERTEKQSTQIVALAREIVEGKARLVELKKRVGAAARAQYRVGGLPDQAQLMLSDDPEAFLDGAGRIRQGAQATKGLLAEMRRTQQDLEQYARDAAAQWTKLEANREAKAEAKKKIKKQIAAAEKLESQLEKDEKERLAKLEQQAAYEAQTTWLDSGILDEISGKASAQGKKAVEYATAQIGKPYEWGAEGPKTFDCSGLTSQAWAAAGQAIPRTSQEQWKQLDRVAVEAMRPGDLIIYNSDASHVAMYIGDGAMIHAPRPGRTVTIAGAGSMPILGVVRPGK
- a CDS encoding PP2C family protein-serine/threonine phosphatase, with protein sequence MPVPVPRQRAIPAVEGGQAHAASPSGGPAQAAPALGALSGQEPSSTRHGTSGDASHGVTADTADNDDAHDSGAAGGTAPLTLLVIEDDPAGALTVPELRDAAGRQIRVRTARNLTEAERLLTDDVQCVLLDLTLRTPGPATTSEGAAEAEADDELATLRHVLRLAPRHAVLALTPAEDTERGAEAVRVGAQDYLFRDELDSRLLSRAVRYAVERKRSDRAERRLTESKLRAQENARLERGLLPTPLLEGSSLRFAARYRPGRSRALLGGDFYDTVRTPDGTVHAMIGDVCGHGPDEAALGVELRIAWRALTLAGLCGDRLLSTLQQVLEHERDSDEIFATLCTVDIAPDGRRAGLCLAGHPAPLISRPARSRALVGADGGGDAGADAGVPPVAELLPYENGGPALGLLPNARWPRQQVELGGEWSLMLYTDGLIEGRTGEGRERLGQDGMVDMVRRQLAEGLRGEELLRAAVNEVRDLNGGELTDDVAVLLLDRVA
- a CDS encoding DUF2516 family protein, with product MLLTAFGGLMWLIYTAMLVLAVVALVMAGLARDDAYRAANKQTKMFWLILLGLAVAVNLLVPMLFLQIAFLVATIVFFVDVRPALQQVSGGRGGRRGGSSSDGPYGPYNGGR
- a CDS encoding helix-turn-helix domain-containing protein, with product MASLNVGNLGEYLRDQRRNAQLSLRQLAEAAGVSNPYLSQIERGLRKPSAEVLQQVAKALRISAETLYVRAGILDAERDRDEVETRAVLLADPTLTERQKQVLLQIYESFRKENGFEIKAVEGVPDAEGVPDASDMANVSDVSAVTRVTDGGDTVVDRARTADGSDAAENDPHDPRHPHDQHDQHDQQSSAS
- a CDS encoding GNAT family N-acetyltransferase is translated as MRPDDWHLTEDVDDFLARAGGFLRSRPGLHVMPLTWTARLRARGAAAFGVEPPLFGVLEQAGEVRAACYRLPSRALVPTPLTPEQADGLAARLAALGHSLPAVSADDGTAALFAEAWRRRTGATPTPRDTRLGLYRLGTLTPPDPHPAGRSRLLGEHDLDDVMYWCGEFARATGEDVSIDADSWAGTRYADKTYTLWETPDGTPVSVAGMNPVIGGQVQVDVVYTPSHLRGHGYAGAVTAEVSRAALAAGAREVVLFTDLANPTSNALYQRLGYRLLTNWSAYDFARDHLAT
- a CDS encoding RNA polymerase sigma-70 factor; amino-acid sequence: MTGDADPFVVHRALLFTVAYEMLGSAADAEDVLQESWLRWADVDRSQIRDPRAYLVRVVTRQGLNRLRTLSRSREEYVGEWLPEPLLTSPDVAEDVELAESVSIAMLTVLETLGPTERAVFVLREVFEMPYGEIGEAIGKSAATVRQVARRAREHVAARRPRVRVSPSEQQAVVERFLLALRTGQLRELMEIMAPDVVLVADGGGLVPAATAPVHGVEPVSVLLARVSQVAAVAGTTVVWLNGAPAVRIETGGESTAVSLVVEDGRVTRIYVVRNPHKLTRLDEPAELAR
- a CDS encoding carboxymuconolactone decarboxylase family protein, which translates into the protein MALRITKAELPAEVEEELIKQFGAVPEPFAVTAHHPAVAWDSSEMGGKVNEWDMADEGLKTFAHMAVAALVGCGWCLDINYFQALNKDLDLTKASQVPRWRESEVFTPLERDVLEYAEAMTHTPPTVTDEQYASLLDQLGEAALVELTASVAFANLATRNNSAHGISSQGFSDACGIPLAARADGRPDGQSGTRPGARPAESGAVPTA